The proteins below are encoded in one region of Pomacea canaliculata isolate SZHN2017 linkage group LG7, ASM307304v1, whole genome shotgun sequence:
- the LOC112569592 gene encoding uncharacterized protein LOC112569592, giving the protein MEKRMLILFVSLLTLFNDQCVNATFVTITSTVGVVGKNPHYVQCDSHLIAGERFEHLDMIEIVNETTRIIAEVHSDGYVWDEKSKPGFKNRPFLIKVINPTSLQVYYVDTVRSDAKLYQCQMFVRTPNDETVKVHSEVIKVIIEG; this is encoded by the exons ATGGAGAAGAGAATGCTGATCTTATTTGTATCACTTTTGACTCTCTTCA atgatCAGTGTGTCAATGCTACTTTCGTGACCATTACATCGACAGTTGGAGTGGTGGGCAAGAACCCCCATTATGTTCAATGTGACAGCCATCTCATTGCTGGAGAACGGTTTGAACACCTTGACATGATCGAAATTGTCAATGAAACAACAAGAATAATAGCTGAAGTTCATTCAGATGGTTATGTTTGGGATGAAAAATCTAAGCCTGGCTTCAAAAACAGACCTTTTCTGATTAAGGTCATCAACCCTACCTCCTTGCAGGTGTATTACGTTGATACTGTGCGCAGCGACGCTAAACTATACCAATGCCAGATGTTTGTTCGTACTCCAAACGATGAAACGGTGAAGGTTCATAGTGAGGTTATTAAAGTAATTATAGAAG GCTGA